A stretch of DNA from Nitrospira sp. KM1:
AAAGGCATCGAAGATGCCAAATGTGGTTGGCCCTAACTTTAGGGCAAACCAAATCGGTGTGGCGGCTTCCTGATTTGCCAAGGCAAGGCCACCTTCGAGAAAGCGAGCCACCTCCGCTTCCTTGCCTGGCTTGGCCTCCAACCGCACTAGCAATGCCACTCGTACCATGTTTTCCATCCTTTCAGAAATTAACTAATTGCTATGCGCATCCTAGCATGTGAGTTAAGGATTGGTCTATTGGCAATAATGCCAATTATGCTACAGTTCTCGCCATGCGAATTTACATCGTGGCACTACAGAACACCTTCGATACTGGCTTATCTACTCTTCTTGATACCTTCAGCGTGGCAAATGAACTCGCAGCATCTTCGAAAGCATTGACGACGCGCTTCGATGTCACCATCGTGGGTGTCCGATCCCGAGTGACCACGAGTCACGGCCTGTCGATCCCGGCAAGACGAGCAACGGGACTGGCTCATCCCGATATCGCCCTGGTGCCGGCCGTGGGGGCGAAGATGCCCGATACGTTGTCCCGCCTTCTTGACCAACGAGAGATCGTGGACGCACAAAGCCTCCTGCGGCACTGGTTCCAGCGGGGCACCATGCTTGGGGCTGCCTGCACGGGCACGTTTATCCTTGCAGAGGCCTCCCTACTCAACGGCCATCATGCGACGACTTCCTGGTGGCTGGCTCCTTTCTTTCGTGAACGGTATCCCCAGGTAGTACTGGACGAGTCGCGTATGATTGTCCACTCGTCACCCTTCATCACTGCCGGAGCCGCGCTGGCGCATCTCGATCTAGCATTGTGGCTCGTGCGCCACCGTAGTCCCGCATTGGCGGCCCTGACTGCCCGTTACCTTGTAATTGACTCGAGACCAATGCAGGCGACCTTCGCCATTCCTGACCACCTGGCTCACGCAGATCCATTTGTGGAGCGGTTCGAACGATGGGCCCGCCGTCGTTTGGGTGACGGCTTCTCGCTCCATGATGCCGCCCGTGCCGTGAGGACAAGTCCACGAACATTGACGCGTCGGCTGCACGCCGTGATCGGGAAATCTCCGCTTGCCTATTTCCAGGATCTTCGTGTCGAGCGCGCCGTCCATCTGCTACAGACCAGCAACCATAGTGTGGACCAGATTGCCGACCGGGTAGGCTATGCAAGCGGGGCCACGTTGCGAACCCTCATCCAACGGAAAATTGGACGCGGCGTACGTGAGCTGAGAGCACGGGCCTAGTAGTTGTGCAAGATTGGAGGTTGTTTCATAACTTACCACTTATGAAGCAAGGTACTTGCAGAGAATAATGGAGAGACAATCCACTTTTCCGAGGCAGCGACTCATCTGCATTGCCACTCACGGATAGGGTTGCTCGGCGAGCTGGTTGATCTTCGGCTTGCGCGAAAACCAGAACCGGCACGAGTACTAGAATGCATCCAACGACAATTCCCAAAAATACTTTGAGTCGGCCCATTGGTCCTCAGATTAACTGAATATCCAACCGTCTTTATACATCAGCAGTAGAAGAGAGGAGCAGAATAGTTTATACGAGCTTGGAAGTTGTTACAGAGGTTACCACTTACATAGAAAACGACCTTATCGGTCACGATCGTTTCCTCGGTTCCGCTCCATGTCCGGAGTACGGCCTCGTCCCCCGAGATAGCGCACCAGATCCACAGCGAGCTGCCGGTCTG
This window harbors:
- a CDS encoding putative quinol monooxygenase, translated to MVRVALLVRLEAKPGKEAEVARFLEGGLALANQEAATPIWFALKLGPTTFGIFDAFADEAGRKAHLAGQIAAALMAKAPDLLAKPPQIEQVDVLAAKISH
- a CDS encoding GlxA family transcriptional regulator, which encodes MRIYIVALQNTFDTGLSTLLDTFSVANELAASSKALTTRFDVTIVGVRSRVTTSHGLSIPARRATGLAHPDIALVPAVGAKMPDTLSRLLDQREIVDAQSLLRHWFQRGTMLGAACTGTFILAEASLLNGHHATTSWWLAPFFRERYPQVVLDESRMIVHSSPFITAGAALAHLDLALWLVRHRSPALAALTARYLVIDSRPMQATFAIPDHLAHADPFVERFERWARRRLGDGFSLHDAARAVRTSPRTLTRRLHAVIGKSPLAYFQDLRVERAVHLLQTSNHSVDQIADRVGYASGATLRTLIQRKIGRGVRELRARA